In the Staphylococcus sp. IVB6240 genome, one interval contains:
- the tagH gene encoding teichoic acids export ABC transporter ATP-binding subunit TagH translates to MKPTVTIDHITKEYRIYRNNKERIKDALLPKHKNNTFYALNDISFEAYAGDVIGLVGINGSGKSTLSNIIGGSLSATKGTVTRNGDVNVIAINAGLNGNLTGIENIEFKMLCMGFSKKQIKELTPKIIEFSELGEFIYQPVKKYSSGMRSKLGFSISVTVDPEILVIDEALSVGDQTFTQKSLKKIYEFKEADKTIFFVSHNLGQVRDFCNKIAWIEAGRLKSIGTVEEILPQYEAFLKDFKKKSAKEQKAFRQQLDANRFEIK, encoded by the coding sequence ATGAAACCAACCGTTACAATTGACCATATTACAAAAGAATATCGCATATATCGTAATAATAAAGAACGTATTAAAGATGCCCTGCTACCAAAACACAAAAACAACACTTTCTACGCATTAAATGATATATCGTTTGAAGCATATGCCGGTGACGTTATCGGTCTTGTCGGTATTAATGGATCTGGCAAGTCAACTTTGAGCAACATTATTGGTGGCTCACTTTCTGCTACAAAGGGTACAGTAACACGTAATGGTGATGTCAACGTGATTGCAATTAATGCCGGTCTTAACGGGAATTTAACAGGGATTGAAAATATTGAATTTAAAATGTTATGCATGGGATTCAGTAAAAAACAAATTAAAGAACTGACACCTAAAATCATTGAATTCAGCGAACTGGGCGAATTTATTTACCAGCCGGTTAAAAAATATTCAAGTGGGATGCGATCAAAACTTGGTTTTTCAATTAGTGTTACCGTAGACCCTGAAATACTTGTCATTGATGAAGCATTATCCGTTGGTGACCAAACATTCACACAAAAAAGTTTAAAAAAAATATATGAATTTAAAGAAGCAGATAAAACGATCTTTTTTGTTAGCCACAATTTAGGACAAGTTCGAGATTTTTGTAATAAAATTGCTTGGATTGAAGCTGGACGTCTTAAATCGATTGGTACTGTAGAAGAAATACTTCCACAATACGAGGCATTTCTCAAAGACTTTAAAAAGAAGTCAGCCAAAGAACAAAAAGCGTTCAGACAACAACTTGATGCTAATCGCTTTGAAATTAAATAA